A section of the Telopea speciosissima isolate NSW1024214 ecotype Mountain lineage chromosome 3, Tspe_v1, whole genome shotgun sequence genome encodes:
- the LOC122653687 gene encoding uncharacterized protein LOC122653687: MAALISDIFSSSALLSLGLYHLICTTRNHLKSPREYVARLYHPFPLSGSSSSSRLKHIQLYLLILSLLVALVHRLLTSTDSDPLLKGRTPVYRFTSLQAAAVLFLFLFLSLALLLSDATTLFPIPSDLLFALASVIFFLQFSVSSASASVQTSDLQAKCDSISARISAASALQCLLLACQPRLFIADVGLGSSFCLQGLWVLQTGLSLYVEAFIPEGCHRLLDVANGVEGSTKCDLEESRLRAVAILDLVFVVHVMFVVDIVLVIYAVVVKTVGLRRFGSYEALPTLSTADSDHVQMKALAGTQA, encoded by the coding sequence ATGGCCGCCCTAATCTCTGACATCTTCTCCTCGTCGGCACTGCTGTCTCTGGGGCTATACCACCTCATCTGCACCACTCGGAACCATCTCAAGTCGCCGAGGGAGTACGTGGCGAGGCTCTACCACCCGTTTCCCCTGTCGGGGTCCTCTTCGTCCTCACGGCTGAAGCACATCCAGCTGTACCTGCTCATTCTGTCTCTGCTGGTGGCCTTGGTCCACCGGCTACTCACTTCCACCGATTCCGACCCTCTCCTCAAGGGTCGCACCCCTGTTTATCGCTTCACTTCCCTCCAGGCCGCTGCCGTGCTCTTCCTCTTCCTGTTTCTCTCGCTTGCCCTCCTCCTCTCCGACGCCACCACCCTCTTCCCTATACCCTCCGACCTCCTTTTCGCCCTTGCGTccgtcatcttcttccttcaattCTCCGTCTCCTCCGCCTCCGCCTCCGTCCAGACTTCGGATCTCCAGGCCAAGTGCGACTCCATCTCCGCTCGCATCTCCGCCGCGTCCGCCCTCCAATGCCTGCTGCTTGCTTGCCAGCCCAGATTGTTCATTGCCGATGTCGGCCTCGGCTCTTCCTTTTGTTTGCAGGGGCTCTGGGTCTTGCAGACTGGCCTCTCCCTCTACGTTGAGGCCTTTATCCCCGAGGGCTGTCATCGGCTGTTGGATGTGGCCAACGGGGTCGAGGGCTCCACCAAGTGCGACTTGGAGGAATCCCGTCTAAGGGCTGTGGCGATTCTCGATCTTGTATTTGTGGTTCATGTCATGTTTGTCGTCGACATTGTCTTGGTCATTTATGCCGTCGTTGTCAAGACTGTTGGTTTGAGGAGATTCGGCTCTTACGAAGCTTTGCCCACGCTGTCCACTGCTGATTCAGATCATGTCCAGATGAAGGCCTTGGCCGGAACACAAGCGTGA
- the LOC122656608 gene encoding DNA repair protein recA homolog 3, mitochondrial-like, translated as MAGLLRHASSLERSLFAAQGYRQGIWGLSSQICYFSSKVGRKSKSYGSDSGEENMSKKDLALHQALDQITNAFGKGAIMWLGRSVSPRHVPVVSTGSFALDMALGIGGLPKGRVVEIYGPEASGKTTLALHVIAEAQKHGGYCVFVDAEHALDPKLAETIGVKTENLLLSQPDCGEQALSLVDTLIRSGSVDVVVVDSVAALVPKGELDGEMGDAHMAMQARLMSQALRKLSHSLSLSQTILIFINQVRSKLATFGGFGAPTEVTSGGNALKFYASVRLNIKRIGLVKKGEETVGSQVLVKIVKNKHAPPFKTAQFELEFGKGICRDAEIVELGCKHKLITKKGSAYYSFDDRSFHGKDAIKRYLAENEDIREQLMTRLRDKLMHMETDKDKDSEIDTPDTDAMEESVSPDTTDEEAIAAAEA; from the exons ATGGCGGGGCTTCTTCGACATGCTTCTTCTCTAGAGCGCTCTCTATTTGCAGCACAG GGTTATAGACAAGGTATTTGGGGGCTATCTTCCCAAATTTGCTACTTTTCTTCTAAAG TTGGACGGAAGTCTAAGTCTTATGGAAGTGATTCAGGTGAAGAGAACATGTCTAAGAAAGATTTGGCCCTACATCAAGCCCTGGATCAGATAACAAATGCCTTTGGAAAGGGAGCAATCATGTGGCTTGGCCGCTCTGTTTCTCCTAGACATGTTCCTGTGGTGTCTACAGGATCTTTTGCTTTGGATATGGCATtggggattggtggactcccaAAG GGACGTGTTGTGGAGATATATGGCCCAGAGGCCTCTGGGAAAACAACTCTTGCTCTTCATGTAATTGCTGAAGCACAGAAACACGGAG GCTACTGTGTCTTTGTTGATGCTGAGCATGCTCTTGATCCAAAGTTGGCTGAGACGATTGGTGTAAAGACTGAAAATTTGCTTCTGTCACAACCAGATTGTGGGGAACAAGCACTAAGTCTTGTGGACACCCTAATTCGCAGTGGGTCcgttgatgttgttgttgtggaCAGT GTAGCTGCTCTTGTGCCTAAAGGTGAACTTGATGGTGAAATGGGAGATGCACACATGGCAATGCAAGCAAGACTGATGAGCCAGGCACTTCGCAAGTTGAGCCATTCATTATCCCTCTCCCAGACTATTTTGATCTTCATTAATCAA GTGAGATCAAAGCTGGCCACTTTTGGAGGATTTGGAGCTCCTACTGAAGTTACTTCAGGAGGCAATGCTTTGAAGTTCTATGCATCAGTGCGCCTAAATATTAAAAGAATCGGGCTTGtcaagaagggagaagag ACCGTTGGGAGTCAAGTTCTTGTGAAGATAGTAAAAAACAAACATGCTCCGCCATTTAAAACTGCTCAGTTTGAGCTTGAGTTTGGCAAGGGAATATGCCGTGATGCAGAGATTGTAGAGTTGGGTTGCAAGCACAAATTGATCACCAAGAAGGGATCAGCATACTACAGCTTTGATGATCGGAGCTTCCATGGCAAGGATGCTATTAAACGATACTTAGCTGAGAATGAGGATATTCGAGAGCAATTGATGACCAGGCTCCGGGATAAGCTAATGCACATGGAGACTGACAAGGATAAGGACTCAGAAATTGATACCCCAGATACAGATGCAATGGAAGAGAGCGTTTCACCTGATACAACTGATGAGGAAGCTATCGCTGCTGCTGAGGCCTAA